In Janthinobacterium sp. 67, a genomic segment contains:
- a CDS encoding M1 family metallopeptidase, protein MDSRSTPRRGISSIPGKLKALSIAALLLAGLALQADLFAQPDKGKPAGAAMPPAPSSDGIALASPHASAVTTPSASNAWGGARTGAQATLSDRVVDYQIEATLDPVRHTIDGRQKLRWRNRSAQAVGSVYLHLYLNAFEGEHSTFFTEKRKLDTSFRSGVGTRDGEWGYIELHSMTQNGATAPWHVVQPDNGPATDRTVVRVDLPQAVAPGAETTLDIRFFDQLPRVIARTGYFGSFHLVGQWFPKIAVLELPGERGATAPRWNAHEFHLNSEFYADFGHYDVKLTVPKEYTVGATGELQGAPQEKDGMLTHHYVQGDVHDFAWTADKRSAQPLIGSWNGPGSPPVAIKVLYPPEYASNAAPALQAAKDALTYFSRTLGPYPYKTLTVVIPPFNAAEAGGMEYPTFITASAFASLQPKTAAEFGLDFVTIHEFGHGYFYGILASNEFEEPILDEGLNEYWDQRMLRARGQDIHATTPLLKRLGFAPAFKVFEAERMAAPRQDAADPLGQNAWDRLQGVSPVYSRTAVTLRDLEARIGSEAMERGFKAYYEQWKFRHPSVADLRETLAEATGQRRIVEQVFAQQVHASANIDDRIGSFASEEQTPLAGMALVNGKRVERTPDALKKEEDKVREAWDKTHPDAKPGTGPYPYLTSVVLRRRGAPVPQVLLVKFADGTSERVVWDNDQLWQRYTWSKPVKAVSAELDPDRVHYLDVNKLDDSRTLKADKSAARRWSLDIAAVFQYLLSLIAIV, encoded by the coding sequence ATGGATAGTCGTAGCACACCGCGCCGCGGTATTTCCTCCATCCCGGGCAAGCTCAAGGCCCTCTCCATCGCCGCCCTGCTGCTGGCCGGCCTCGCCCTGCAAGCCGACCTGTTCGCCCAGCCCGACAAGGGCAAGCCTGCCGGCGCGGCGATGCCGCCGGCACCGTCCTCCGACGGCATCGCCCTGGCGTCGCCGCATGCCTCCGCCGTCACCACGCCCAGCGCCAGCAACGCCTGGGGCGGCGCACGCACGGGCGCGCAAGCGACCCTGTCGGACCGCGTGGTCGACTACCAGATCGAAGCGACGCTCGATCCCGTCAGGCACACGATAGACGGCCGGCAGAAACTGCGCTGGCGCAACCGCAGCGCGCAAGCCGTCGGCAGCGTGTACCTGCACCTGTACCTGAATGCGTTCGAGGGCGAGCATTCGACTTTCTTTACCGAGAAGCGCAAGCTCGATACGAGCTTTCGTTCGGGCGTCGGCACGCGCGACGGCGAATGGGGCTACATCGAACTGCACAGCATGACGCAGAACGGCGCCACGGCGCCCTGGCATGTCGTCCAGCCCGACAACGGCCCGGCCACCGACCGCACCGTCGTGCGCGTCGACTTGCCGCAAGCGGTCGCGCCGGGCGCCGAGACGACGCTCGACATCCGCTTCTTCGACCAGCTGCCGCGCGTCATCGCGCGCACCGGCTATTTCGGCAGCTTCCACCTGGTGGGCCAGTGGTTCCCCAAGATCGCCGTTCTCGAACTGCCCGGCGAACGGGGCGCCACCGCGCCGCGCTGGAACGCCCATGAATTCCACCTCAATTCGGAGTTCTACGCCGACTTCGGCCACTACGACGTGAAGCTGACCGTGCCCAAGGAATATACGGTAGGCGCCACGGGCGAGCTGCAGGGTGCGCCGCAGGAAAAGGACGGCATGCTCACGCACCATTATGTGCAGGGCGACGTGCATGATTTCGCCTGGACGGCCGACAAGCGCAGCGCGCAGCCATTGATCGGCAGCTGGAACGGCCCTGGCAGCCCGCCCGTGGCCATCAAGGTGCTGTACCCGCCCGAGTACGCGTCGAACGCGGCGCCCGCGCTGCAGGCGGCCAAGGATGCGCTCACGTATTTTTCGCGCACCCTGGGCCCGTATCCGTACAAGACCCTGACGGTGGTGATTCCGCCATTTAATGCGGCCGAAGCGGGCGGCATGGAATACCCGACCTTCATCACGGCCTCGGCCTTCGCCAGCCTGCAGCCGAAGACCGCCGCCGAATTCGGCCTCGATTTCGTCACCATCCACGAATTCGGCCATGGCTATTTCTATGGCATCCTGGCCTCGAACGAGTTCGAGGAACCGATCCTCGACGAAGGCTTGAACGAGTACTGGGACCAGCGCATGCTGCGCGCACGCGGCCAGGACATCCACGCCACGACGCCCCTGCTCAAGCGCCTGGGCTTCGCTCCCGCCTTCAAGGTCTTCGAGGCCGAGCGCATGGCCGCGCCGCGCCAGGATGCGGCCGACCCGCTGGGCCAGAATGCGTGGGACCGCCTGCAGGGCGTGAGCCCCGTCTACAGCCGCACGGCCGTCACCCTGCGCGACCTGGAAGCGCGCATCGGCAGCGAGGCCATGGAGCGGGGCTTCAAGGCCTACTATGAACAGTGGAAATTCCGCCACCCCAGCGTGGCCGACTTGCGCGAAACGCTGGCTGAAGCGACGGGCCAGCGGCGCATCGTGGAACAGGTCTTCGCGCAGCAAGTCCATGCCAGCGCGAATATCGACGACCGCATCGGCAGCTTCGCCAGCGAAGAGCAGACGCCGCTGGCCGGCATGGCGCTGGTGAACGGCAAGCGCGTGGAGCGCACGCCCGACGCGCTGAAAAAGGAAGAGGACAAGGTGCGCGAAGCATGGGACAAGACGCACCCGGATGCCAAGCCCGGCACGGGCCCCTACCCCTATCTGACCAGCGTGGTGCTGCGCCGCCGCGGCGCGCCCGTGCCGCAGGTGCTGCTCGTGAAATTTGCCGACGGCACCTCCGAACGCGTGGTGTGGGACAACGACCAGCTGTGGCAGCGCTACACCTGGAGCAAGCCCGTGAAGGCCGTCTCGGCCGAACTCGATCCCGACCGCGTGCACTACCTCGACGTCAACAAGCTCGATGACAGCCGCACCCTGAAAGCCGACAAGTCCGCCGCGCGGCGCTGGAGCCTTGATATTGCCGCCGTCTTCCAATACCTCCTTTCCCTGATCGCCATCGTATGA
- a CDS encoding TonB-dependent receptor domain-containing protein, translating to MMPAPSALTIATRTLLLCALAMPACAQEGADAGAPGVTHGAWSAELGQGGQHSVRGALSRDQGGMSLDAAIDGLRNGNYRDGSVFHQHGFNGGAEWKAREGRFGFSADQLKQDTRYPAPEAPFLALLAARPEDLYRYEVRRGSAFVQRYVGKFELGVELSQREKRATAHYAGEDGSSVSTYSSRRRQLAPRLRHYGKVGGVGTDTEVGLDLMQWQRRSGRDGDAQRRQYSRALLLREELAFGGPYAPRVLLGLRHEQFQLDPADMPAGGSDWENQNAWDVQGSLQLRPQLSVYAKAARSYRIDDDGYTRAGYRPLAGQLRREMEVGATFGDAARSASVRVFSERLSNQIVFDQSLGQLGFAGNLDPSRRDGIAIEASMALARGWRLDGQLRQVHARYDDYAYDGPDIALVPKTLASLRLYWTGQGGASADVGVQWLRALRYGPDFASSCLAQVPAFATVDGRYARKLGAWELELAGSNLTDRRHYGDAPGCRSSIYLNDARQLRVSARYHF from the coding sequence ATGATGCCTGCCCCTTCCGCCCTGACCATTGCCACGCGCACCTTGCTGTTGTGCGCCCTGGCCATGCCGGCGTGTGCGCAGGAAGGCGCCGATGCCGGCGCGCCCGGCGTCACGCATGGCGCCTGGTCCGCCGAACTGGGACAGGGTGGCCAGCACAGCGTGCGCGGCGCCCTGTCGCGCGACCAGGGCGGCATGTCGCTCGACGCGGCCATCGACGGGCTGCGCAATGGCAATTACCGCGATGGCAGCGTGTTTCACCAGCATGGCTTCAATGGCGGCGCGGAATGGAAGGCGCGCGAGGGGCGCTTCGGTTTCAGCGCCGACCAGCTGAAGCAGGACACGCGCTACCCCGCGCCCGAGGCGCCGTTCCTGGCCTTGCTGGCGGCCCGTCCGGAAGACCTGTACCGCTATGAGGTGCGGCGCGGCAGCGCCTTCGTGCAGCGCTATGTGGGCAAGTTCGAGCTGGGCGTGGAACTGTCGCAGCGGGAAAAACGCGCCACGGCCCACTATGCGGGCGAGGACGGCAGCAGCGTATCGACGTACAGCAGCCGGCGCCGGCAACTCGCGCCCCGCCTGCGCCACTACGGCAAGGTGGGCGGCGTGGGCACGGATACGGAAGTGGGCCTGGACCTGATGCAGTGGCAGCGGCGCTCGGGCCGCGATGGCGATGCGCAGCGCCGCCAGTACTCGCGCGCGCTGCTGCTGCGCGAAGAGCTGGCCTTCGGCGGCCCGTACGCGCCGCGCGTGCTGCTGGGACTGCGGCATGAACAGTTCCAGCTCGATCCGGCCGACATGCCCGCCGGCGGCAGCGACTGGGAAAACCAGAATGCCTGGGACGTGCAGGGCAGCCTGCAGCTGCGCCCGCAGCTGAGCGTGTACGCCAAGGCCGCGCGCAGCTACCGCATCGACGACGACGGCTATACCCGCGCCGGCTACCGCCCCCTGGCGGGACAGCTGCGGCGCGAAATGGAAGTGGGCGCGACCTTTGGCGACGCGGCGCGCAGCGCTTCCGTGCGCGTGTTCAGCGAGCGCCTGAGCAACCAGATCGTCTTCGACCAGAGCCTGGGCCAGCTGGGCTTTGCGGGCAACCTCGATCCCTCGCGCCGCGACGGTATCGCCATCGAGGCCAGCATGGCGCTGGCGCGCGGCTGGCGCCTCGACGGACAATTGCGGCAAGTGCATGCGCGCTATGACGATTACGCCTACGACGGCCCGGACATCGCCCTCGTGCCCAAGACCCTGGCCAGCCTGCGCCTGTACTGGACGGGGCAGGGCGGCGCCAGTGCCGACGTCGGCGTGCAATGGCTGCGCGCCCTGCGCTATGGCCCCGATTTCGCCAGCAGCTGCCTGGCGCAAGTGCCTGCGTTTGCCACCGTGGACGGACGCTATGCGCGCAAGCTGGGCGCCTGGGAGCTGGAACTGGCCGGCAGCAACCTGACGGACCGCCGCCATTACGGCGATGCGCCGGGCTGCCGCTCCAGCATCTACCTCAACGATGCGCGCCAGCTGCGCGTGTCGGCGCGCTACCATTTCTGA
- a CDS encoding thiol:disulfide interchange protein DsbA/DsbL, translating into MRFLRFLRPLLAAVTLVAATGGAMAADTGFTTLTTPVRTDTGKKVEVVEYFMYSCPHCYALDPLMHDWVKKQGDKIAFRRVHLAATGPKDPQAHAYATLEAMGQLDQFHDKIFRAIHVERNRLNRDDAILDLLVKNGIDKAKYLDMFNSFGVQTKLKRNEQLIAASKIDSAPTIVIDGRFVTSPAQLSRPGQSEPQTQAATLRVMDELVARVLKERAPAPAKK; encoded by the coding sequence ATGCGTTTTCTGCGTTTCTTGCGTCCCCTGCTTGCCGCCGTCACCCTGGTGGCGGCCACCGGCGGCGCCATGGCGGCCGATACCGGCTTTACCACGCTCACGACGCCAGTGCGTACGGACACGGGCAAGAAGGTGGAAGTGGTCGAGTACTTCATGTATTCGTGCCCGCATTGCTACGCGCTCGATCCGCTGATGCACGACTGGGTCAAGAAGCAGGGCGACAAGATCGCCTTCCGCCGCGTCCACCTGGCTGCCACCGGCCCGAAAGACCCGCAGGCGCACGCCTATGCCACCCTGGAAGCGATGGGCCAGCTGGACCAGTTCCACGACAAGATCTTCCGCGCCATCCACGTCGAGCGCAACCGCCTGAACCGCGATGACGCCATCCTCGACCTGCTGGTCAAGAATGGCATCGACAAGGCCAAATACCTGGACATGTTCAATTCCTTCGGCGTGCAGACCAAGCTGAAACGCAACGAGCAGCTGATCGCCGCCAGCAAGATCGACAGCGCCCCGACCATCGTCATCGATGGCCGCTTCGTCACGTCGCCGGCGCAGTTGTCGCGTCCTGGCCAGTCCGAGCCGCAGACCCAGGCGGCGACCCTGCGCGTGATGGATGAACTGGTGGCGCGCGTGCTGAAAGAGCGCGCTCCCGCGCCGGCGAAGAAGTAA
- a CDS encoding SDR family oxidoreductase, giving the protein MKEVILITGSSRGIGAATALLAARQGYAVCINYVRDAQAADALCARIVADGGEAIAVQADASDEADVARLFAEVDARLGNLTALVNNVGVLEQKCRLADMSVQRLERVLRTNVISYFLCCQQAVRRMSTAHGGQGGRIVNVSSAAARLGSPDEYIDYAASKGAVDTLTLGLAKEVAAEGIRVNGVRPGIIYTEIHASGGEPGRVARLAPGVPMQRGGQPEEIADAILYLLGPGASYVTGSILDVAGGR; this is encoded by the coding sequence ATGAAAGAAGTGATCTTGATTACGGGCAGCAGCCGCGGCATCGGCGCGGCGACGGCGCTGCTGGCGGCGCGCCAGGGCTATGCCGTGTGCATCAACTATGTGCGCGACGCGCAGGCGGCCGACGCGCTGTGCGCGCGCATCGTGGCCGACGGGGGCGAGGCCATCGCCGTGCAGGCCGACGCCAGCGATGAAGCGGACGTGGCGCGCCTGTTTGCGGAAGTCGACGCGCGCCTGGGAAACTTGACGGCGCTGGTCAACAATGTGGGCGTGCTGGAGCAGAAATGCCGGCTCGCCGACATGTCCGTGCAGCGCCTCGAACGCGTGCTGCGCACCAACGTGATCAGTTATTTCCTGTGCTGCCAGCAAGCCGTGCGGCGCATGTCGACGGCCCATGGCGGGCAGGGCGGGCGCATCGTGAACGTGTCGTCGGCGGCGGCGCGCCTCGGCTCTCCGGACGAATACATCGATTACGCGGCTTCGAAAGGCGCCGTCGATACCCTGACCCTGGGCCTGGCGAAGGAAGTGGCGGCCGAGGGCATCCGCGTCAATGGCGTGCGGCCCGGCATCATCTATACGGAGATCCACGCGTCGGGCGGCGAACCGGGCAGGGTGGCGCGTCTGGCGCCCGGCGTGCCGATGCAGCGGGGCGGCCAGCCCGAAGAAATCGCCGATGCGATTTTGTACCTGCTGGGACCGGGTGCCAGCTATGTCACGGGCAGCATCCTCGACGTGGCGGGCGGGCGCTGA
- a CDS encoding ester cyclase, producing MPVSASASVVAPAILALSLLAAVPAHAAMDLPMPAQLSGATATDKTALAARRYAAFWQSGDPALARLALADDFIDRSLPAGRPQGLAGPLQASQVFHAAVPDLKVAIEEMLVAGDRVSLRLHFTGRFTGVFPTPQGELRGQGQAIDFHAFDLYRVNGQGRISDNWHLEDNLTLLRQLGVLAP from the coding sequence ATGCCCGTATCTGCTTCCGCCTCCGTTGTTGCCCCCGCCATCCTGGCCCTGTCGCTGCTGGCCGCCGTGCCAGCCCATGCGGCCATGGATTTGCCCATGCCGGCCCAGCTGTCCGGCGCCACCGCCACGGATAAAACGGCGCTGGCCGCGCGCCGCTACGCCGCGTTCTGGCAAAGCGGCGACCCGGCCCTGGCGCGGCTGGCGCTGGCCGACGATTTCATCGACCGCAGTTTGCCCGCCGGCCGGCCGCAGGGACTGGCCGGCCCGCTGCAGGCGTCGCAAGTGTTCCATGCGGCCGTGCCGGATTTGAAGGTCGCCATCGAGGAGATGCTGGTGGCCGGCGACCGGGTCAGCCTGCGCCTGCATTTCACGGGCCGCTTCACTGGCGTCTTCCCCACGCCACAGGGCGAGCTGCGCGGCCAGGGGCAAGCCATCGATTTCCATGCGTTCGACCTGTACCGCGTGAATGGGCAGGGGCGCATCAGCGACAACTGGCACCTGGAAGACAATCTGACCCTGCTGCGCCAGCTGGGCGTGCTGGCGCCGTGA
- a CDS encoding LysR substrate-binding domain-containing protein, with protein sequence MSRGGAGRLAEIALFLDAAALGSFSAAGRKHGLSPAAASAAIARLETALGATLFERTTRQLRLTQEGLHYRRYSEQALDLLAQAEDGLHAGGDAVRGMVRISAPSDIGRQLLLPMLDRFAALHPQVRHALTLTDATANLVQDDVDLAIRYGELPDSDMVARLLHPGRRVVCVAPALAARLGVPAAPRDLASLPTLVLTAGDGAPQEWRYRENGKRHGLRPQGDWHSNDGEIIRRWAVAGHGYAYKSLLDIGDDLRAGRLQTVLDEYFADSVPLNLLYRRSRFQPPRVTLLADFLLQQFSSLPAQP encoded by the coding sequence ATGAGCCGCGGCGGCGCCGGACGCCTGGCGGAAATCGCGCTGTTCCTCGACGCCGCGGCGCTGGGCAGTTTTTCCGCGGCCGGCCGCAAGCACGGCCTGTCGCCGGCCGCCGCCAGCGCCGCCATCGCGCGCCTGGAAACGGCGCTGGGCGCCACCCTGTTCGAACGCACCACGCGCCAGCTGCGCCTGACGCAAGAAGGCCTGCACTACCGCCGCTACAGCGAACAGGCGCTCGACTTGCTGGCGCAGGCCGAAGACGGCTTGCACGCGGGCGGCGACGCCGTGCGCGGCATGGTGCGCATCTCGGCGCCGTCCGACATCGGCCGCCAGCTGCTGCTGCCCATGCTCGACCGCTTTGCCGCGCTGCACCCGCAGGTGCGCCATGCGCTGACCCTGACGGACGCCACGGCCAACCTGGTGCAGGACGACGTCGACCTGGCCATCCGCTACGGCGAGCTGCCCGACAGCGACATGGTGGCGCGCCTGCTGCACCCGGGCCGGCGCGTCGTGTGCGTGGCGCCCGCGCTGGCCGCCAGGCTCGGCGTGCCGGCCGCGCCGCGCGACCTGGCGTCGCTGCCCACCCTCGTGCTCACGGCCGGCGACGGCGCGCCGCAGGAATGGCGCTACCGCGAAAACGGCAAGCGCCACGGCTTGCGCCCGCAGGGGGACTGGCACAGCAACGACGGCGAAATCATCCGCCGCTGGGCCGTGGCCGGCCATGGCTATGCCTACAAATCGCTGCTCGACATCGGCGACGACCTGCGCGCGGGGCGCTTGCAGACGGTGCTCGACGAATATTTTGCCGACAGCGTGCCCCTGAACCTGCTGTACCGGCGCAGCCGCTTCCAGCCGCCGCGCGTCACGCTGCTGGCCGACTTCCTGCTGCAGCAGTTTTCCTCGCTGCCGGCGCAGCCCTAG
- a CDS encoding efflux RND transporter periplasmic adaptor subunit, with translation MVSKLTRYAITVLLLAAALWIGKTVWDRYMESPWTRDGRIKADIVNISADVAGTVTDVLVRDNQVVQKGDVLFVVDKERYASALAQADAVLAAQRTEQGRRGKEAQRRAGLDASIISTESRESAAFAATSATSQVQAAVAARALAQLNLERTTVRAPVSGYVTNLNVHKGDFAAVGAAKLAVIDSASYYVVGYFEETKLGMLAQDDKAEMNLMSGGTLHGHIESIARGITDRDAATGRELLADVNPTFNWVRLAQRVPVRIHIDEQPKGQLLVAGTTCTVVITPHSAPAPKPAAAHPA, from the coding sequence ATGGTAAGCAAACTGACCCGCTATGCAATCACCGTGCTGCTATTGGCAGCCGCCCTGTGGATAGGCAAGACCGTCTGGGACCGCTACATGGAGTCGCCGTGGACGCGCGACGGCCGCATCAAGGCCGACATCGTCAACATCAGCGCCGACGTGGCCGGCACCGTCACGGACGTGCTGGTACGCGACAACCAGGTCGTGCAAAAGGGCGACGTGCTGTTCGTCGTCGACAAGGAACGCTACGCGAGCGCGCTGGCGCAGGCCGACGCCGTGCTGGCCGCGCAAAGGACGGAGCAAGGCCGCCGCGGCAAGGAAGCCCAGCGCCGCGCAGGCCTGGACGCCAGCATCATCTCGACGGAAAGCCGCGAAAGCGCGGCGTTTGCCGCCACCTCGGCCACCTCGCAAGTGCAGGCCGCCGTGGCCGCCCGCGCGCTGGCCCAATTGAACCTGGAGCGCACCACCGTGCGCGCGCCCGTCAGCGGCTACGTGACGAACCTGAACGTGCACAAGGGCGACTTCGCGGCCGTCGGCGCGGCCAAGCTGGCCGTCATCGACAGCGCCTCGTACTACGTCGTCGGCTATTTCGAAGAGACCAAGCTGGGCATGCTGGCGCAGGACGACAAGGCGGAAATGAATCTGATGAGCGGCGGCACCCTGCACGGCCACATCGAAAGCATCGCGCGCGGCATCACCGACCGCGACGCCGCCACAGGCCGCGAACTGCTGGCCGACGTCAACCCCACCTTCAACTGGGTGCGCCTGGCGCAGCGCGTGCCCGTGCGCATCCACATCGACGAGCAGCCGAAAGGACAATTGCTGGTGGCCGGCACCACCTGCACCGTGGTGATCACGCCGCATTCGGCGCCGGCGCCGAAACCAGCGGCCGCGCACCCGGCATGA
- a CDS encoding DUF1656 domain-containing protein produces MPREFALFGILIPTLLPLFLLSIALQTLLDRVLGWLGVYRMVWHPSLARLCIFIAIFGALALSLYK; encoded by the coding sequence ATGCCGCGTGAATTCGCCCTGTTCGGAATTCTGATTCCTACCCTGCTGCCCCTGTTCCTCCTCAGCATAGCCCTGCAAACCCTGCTCGACCGCGTGCTGGGCTGGCTGGGCGTGTACCGCATGGTGTGGCATCCGTCGCTGGCGCGGCTGTGCATCTTCATCGCCATTTTCGGCGCGCTGGCGCTATCGCTTTACAAATAA
- a CDS encoding FUSC family protein, giving the protein MTPATATTPIDGPLTRAARWLALALQDWRATEGERWIYVGKTLIAAFCALWLAYRLGLDSPSTAMTTTIILALPSSGMVLEKSFYRLCGTLLGCTAALTLIGLFPQQPVLLFAGLALWVGLCTSGSALHRNAQSYVYVLAGYTACMIVLPAIEQPMQVFSLAVTRVAEVSLGIICSAAVSSVLLPRHQGTQVMRTVQARYGKFLTFCQDVLQQKLTPAQVELTHLQFAADVAALELGRSAALFEVTSKVSHVRAQNRKLHAFNATFMTALTTFYTFHRLFDRLQRDGETQVMQACAPLYAIVAEALQTTPSQDSLDTMQRHLQTALGQARADIDSTHVAHAQRIDFDTVCELLERFARDMSRFHEVYFSLVHDTPLEVSTPQAYAPKTPPALVLASGARAGISLALLALGAYFLAWPYASTAMLMAAVFCALASSSPRPIMMIRQVLAGFLIAMPLSLVCVYFVLVHGDGFPMLVLSFAPFLAVGLYLMTNPAKLGVGLGVSTFITQMAPTNVMHVDGAAFLNTGMALIVGLMLAALVFAVLLPEHTMGHKDHIGRALWREALHACTAPARRVKHRFDNRVRDLLSQLNAAAGPAPGEATRAVVRQALTLLEIGHSVIELRELIATARPGATRHALQQCVDHIAAWLRTRGDAQLQAALAATLQAGAVVRAAQAEAGTAPERGMRLHTALADLHSIYTSLLDHMAPGAGDHHAA; this is encoded by the coding sequence ATGACGCCAGCCACAGCAACAACACCTATAGACGGCCCCCTGACCCGGGCGGCCCGCTGGCTGGCGCTGGCGCTGCAGGACTGGCGCGCGACGGAAGGCGAACGCTGGATCTACGTCGGCAAGACCCTCATCGCCGCATTCTGCGCCCTGTGGCTGGCCTACCGCCTGGGCCTCGATTCGCCCAGCACGGCGATGACCACCACCATCATCCTGGCCCTGCCCAGCAGCGGCATGGTGCTGGAAAAAAGCTTTTACCGCCTGTGCGGCACCCTGCTCGGCTGCACGGCCGCACTGACCCTGATCGGCCTGTTCCCGCAGCAGCCCGTGCTGCTGTTCGCCGGCCTGGCCCTGTGGGTGGGCTTGTGCACGAGCGGCTCGGCCCTGCACCGCAACGCCCAGTCGTATGTGTACGTGCTGGCCGGCTACACGGCTTGCATGATCGTGCTGCCCGCCATCGAGCAGCCGATGCAGGTCTTCTCGCTGGCCGTCACGCGCGTGGCTGAAGTGAGCCTGGGCATCATCTGCTCGGCCGCCGTCTCCAGCGTGCTGCTGCCGCGCCACCAGGGCACGCAGGTGATGCGCACGGTGCAGGCCCGCTACGGCAAATTCCTTACTTTTTGCCAGGACGTGCTGCAGCAAAAGCTCACGCCGGCCCAGGTGGAACTGACGCATTTGCAGTTTGCCGCCGACGTGGCGGCGCTGGAACTGGGCCGCTCGGCCGCCCTGTTCGAAGTCACCAGCAAGGTCAGTCACGTGCGCGCACAAAACCGCAAGCTGCACGCCTTCAACGCCACCTTCATGACGGCGCTGACCACCTTCTATACCTTCCACCGCCTGTTCGACCGCCTGCAGCGCGATGGCGAAACCCAGGTCATGCAGGCCTGCGCGCCGTTGTACGCCATCGTCGCCGAAGCGCTGCAAACGACGCCCTCGCAAGACTCGCTCGACACCATGCAGCGGCATTTGCAAACGGCGCTGGGCCAGGCCCGCGCGGACATCGACAGCACCCACGTCGCGCATGCGCAGCGCATCGATTTCGACACCGTGTGCGAACTGCTCGAACGCTTCGCGCGCGACATGAGCCGCTTTCACGAAGTGTATTTCAGCCTCGTGCACGACACGCCGCTGGAAGTGAGCACGCCGCAGGCGTATGCGCCGAAGACGCCGCCCGCGCTGGTGCTCGCCAGCGGCGCGCGCGCCGGCATCAGCCTGGCCTTGCTGGCGCTGGGCGCCTACTTCCTCGCCTGGCCCTACGCCAGCACGGCGATGCTAATGGCGGCCGTGTTCTGCGCGCTGGCCTCGTCCTCGCCGCGTCCCATCATGATGATCCGCCAGGTGCTGGCGGGCTTCCTCATCGCCATGCCGCTGTCGCTCGTCTGCGTGTATTTCGTGCTGGTGCACGGCGACGGCTTCCCCATGCTGGTGCTCAGTTTTGCGCCGTTCCTCGCCGTCGGCCTGTACCTGATGACGAATCCCGCCAAGCTGGGCGTGGGCCTGGGCGTGTCGACCTTCATCACGCAGATGGCGCCGACGAATGTGATGCACGTCGACGGTGCAGCCTTTTTGAACACGGGCATGGCCCTGATCGTGGGCCTGATGCTGGCCGCCCTCGTGTTTGCCGTGCTGCTGCCCGAGCACACGATGGGCCACAAGGACCATATCGGCCGGGCCCTGTGGCGCGAAGCGCTGCATGCGTGCACGGCCCCGGCGCGCCGTGTCAAACACCGCTTCGACAACCGCGTGCGCGACCTGCTCAGCCAGCTCAACGCGGCGGCCGGCCCGGCGCCGGGCGAAGCGACGCGCGCCGTCGTGCGCCAGGCCTTGACCCTGCTGGAAATCGGCCATTCCGTGATCGAACTGCGCGAACTGATCGCGACCGCCAGGCCAGGCGCCACGCGCCACGCGCTGCAGCAGTGCGTGGACCACATCGCCGCCTGGCTGCGCACGCGCGGCGACGCGCAACTGCAGGCGGCGCTGGCGGCCACCCTGCAGGCGGGCGCCGTCGTGCGCGCGGCGCAGGCCGAAGCCGGTACGGCGCCGGAACGGGGCATGCGCCTGCACACGGCGCTGGCCGACCTGCACTCGATCTACACCTCATTACTCGACCATATGGCGCCTGGCGCCGGAGACCACCATGCCGCGTGA
- a CDS encoding MarR family winged helix-turn-helix transcriptional regulator gives MTAFDATSKRLKNIRTRMPGFPMELMRLLRMTYHIQKGMKDLTNAALKKHDLVDASYMVLAVLYGTEDETSNACTLGMACHEKPANLTRVCNDLETRGLIHRGTRPGDRRSVMISLTDKGRALIETALPDVYQETSALYEGFTEEELQVLDKLYMRQLRNLNNLNNQN, from the coding sequence ATGACCGCTTTTGACGCCACCTCCAAGCGGCTGAAAAACATCCGCACGCGCATGCCAGGCTTCCCCATGGAACTGATGCGTTTGCTGCGCATGACGTACCACATTCAAAAAGGCATGAAGGACCTGACCAATGCCGCGCTGAAAAAGCACGATCTGGTCGATGCCAGCTACATGGTGCTGGCCGTGCTGTACGGCACGGAAGACGAAACTTCGAACGCCTGCACCCTGGGCATGGCCTGCCATGAAAAGCCGGCCAACCTGACGCGCGTGTGCAACGACCTGGAAACGCGCGGCCTGATCCATCGGGGCACGCGTCCCGGCGACCGCCGCTCCGTGATGATCTCGCTGACCGACAAGGGCCGCGCGCTGATCGAGACGGCGCTGCCCGACGTGTACCAGGAAACGTCGGCCCTGTACGAAGGGTTCACGGAAGAAGAGCTGCAAGTGCTCGACAAGCTGTACATGCGCCAGCTGCGCAACCTGAACAATCTCAACAACCAGAACTGA